In a single window of the Streptomyces sp. NBC_00285 genome:
- a CDS encoding carbohydrate ABC transporter permease, with amino-acid sequence MTTTTPTSPSPSATSATTTGASRTARRPRRRSTGRRSTPLTIVMLAVLAYFLLPLFWLAISATKSTQDLFTSFGLWFSHTPQLLENIRETFTHDDGVFLHWLLNTVLYSVGSAIGAALLAAAAGYGFAKYRFRGNNAAFALILGAIMIPTTALAIPTYLLFAKVDLVNTPWAIVLPSLVSPFGLYLMRVYAADAVPDSLLEAARIDGAGELRIFFTIAMRLLAPGLVTVVLFTLVATWNNYFLPLIMLNDPKLYPVTVGLSSWASQAVGGGSGANSNMLALVVTGSLISIIPLVVAFLLLQRYWQSGLATGGVKQ; translated from the coding sequence GTGACGACCACGACCCCCACATCCCCGTCCCCGTCGGCCACCAGCGCCACCACGACCGGCGCCTCGCGGACAGCTCGACGACCCCGCCGCCGGTCGACCGGGCGCCGCAGCACGCCGCTGACCATCGTCATGCTGGCCGTCCTGGCCTACTTCCTCCTGCCGCTGTTCTGGCTCGCCATCTCAGCGACCAAGAGCACCCAGGACCTGTTCACCAGCTTCGGCCTGTGGTTCTCGCACACGCCGCAACTCCTTGAGAACATCCGGGAGACGTTCACGCACGACGACGGCGTCTTCCTGCACTGGCTCCTCAACACGGTCCTGTACTCCGTCGGCAGCGCCATCGGTGCCGCGCTCCTGGCCGCCGCGGCAGGCTACGGGTTCGCCAAGTACCGGTTCCGTGGCAACAACGCGGCCTTCGCCCTGATACTCGGCGCCATCATGATCCCGACCACCGCCCTTGCCATCCCCACCTACCTGCTCTTCGCGAAGGTGGACCTGGTCAACACTCCCTGGGCGATCGTCCTGCCCTCCCTGGTCAGCCCGTTCGGCCTCTACCTCATGCGTGTCTACGCGGCGGACGCCGTCCCGGACAGCCTCCTGGAGGCCGCCCGCATCGACGGGGCCGGCGAACTGCGGATCTTCTTCACCATCGCGATGCGACTGCTGGCCCCGGGCCTGGTGACCGTGGTGCTGTTCACGCTGGTGGCGACCTGGAACAACTACTTCCTGCCGCTGATCATGCTGAACGACCCGAAGCTGTACCCCGTGACGGTCGGCCTCTCCTCCTGGGCGTCCCAGGCCGTCGGCGGCGGCAGTGGCGCGAACAGCAACATGCTCGCGCTCGTCGTGACCGGCTCCCTCATCTCCATCATCCCGCTCGTCGTCGCCTTCCTGCTCCTGCAGCGGTACTGGCAGAGCGGCCTGGCCACCGGCGGCGTCAAGCAGTAA
- a CDS encoding beta-galactosidase: MAVLPARVLFGAAYYHEYTPAYDPQLQPDEQLKTDLDLMAEANFTVIRVGESVWSTWEPQNGTFDLDWLQPVLDGAHERGISVVLGTPTYAAPLWLARQYPEITGERRTGERLGWGARQEVDFTHPAFRFHAERIIRKIAARYADHPAIIGWQVDNEPGLHLFHNRGVFQRFVDHLREKYGDVETLNREWGLVYWSHQLSTWADLWTPDGNEQPQYDVAWREFQARQVTEFIGWQADLVREYAGPEHFVTTCISYTRQGVEDDEMTDRLDIASGNPYYDMQDGLLLPDPTPDEHEQIWKTTGVWSMYQTADWMFSSRQAPFLVTETNANSIGFPWDNRPGYDGQWRQTAWAHVARGARMIEYWQWQTLRFGAETYWGGVLPHSGRPGRTYAEVARLGAEFDKAGPLVAGLEPDADITMVYSTPSKWLMQKYPPLSKPDGSPDPASYHRIFDPFYRGAFDAGRQVRIVHVAQLVEDTAPEEAARRHPVLVVPALYIATDVALDWLTSYAHAGGHLVLGPRTGYADHEARARIDRAPGRLTEAAGVHYDEFSNLTGTVPVRGVDGGLLDVPVDATATHWLEGLTPVDAEALATYEHPHFGRWPAVTTRVHGAGRVTCVGTVPGRDLARSLAAWMAPDPRGGWRELPESVTVTTGTSPDGRHVHIIHNWSWEPARVPSPVHLSDVLNGDAVPAGTEVDLGPWDVRVLVAEDDGTPRDA; encoded by the coding sequence ATGGCGGTTCTGCCCGCCCGTGTCCTCTTCGGTGCCGCGTACTACCACGAGTACACGCCCGCCTACGACCCCCAACTGCAGCCCGACGAACAGCTGAAGACCGACCTCGACCTGATGGCCGAGGCCAACTTCACCGTGATCCGGGTCGGCGAGTCGGTCTGGTCGACCTGGGAACCGCAGAACGGGACGTTCGACCTCGACTGGCTGCAGCCGGTCCTCGACGGCGCCCACGAGCGCGGCATCTCCGTCGTCCTCGGCACGCCGACATACGCCGCACCGCTGTGGCTGGCCCGGCAGTACCCGGAGATCACGGGGGAGCGGCGCACCGGCGAACGGCTCGGCTGGGGCGCCCGGCAGGAGGTCGACTTCACCCACCCCGCCTTCCGCTTCCACGCCGAGCGGATCATCCGCAAGATCGCCGCACGCTACGCCGACCACCCGGCGATCATCGGCTGGCAGGTCGACAACGAGCCCGGTCTGCACCTCTTCCACAACCGCGGTGTCTTCCAGCGCTTCGTGGACCACCTGCGCGAGAAGTACGGCGACGTCGAGACCCTCAACCGGGAATGGGGCCTGGTCTACTGGTCGCACCAGCTGTCGACGTGGGCCGACCTGTGGACACCGGACGGCAACGAACAGCCCCAGTACGACGTGGCATGGCGGGAGTTCCAGGCCCGCCAGGTCACCGAGTTCATCGGCTGGCAGGCCGACCTGGTCCGTGAGTACGCGGGGCCCGAGCACTTCGTCACCACGTGCATCTCCTACACCCGGCAGGGCGTGGAGGACGACGAGATGACCGACCGCCTCGACATCGCCTCCGGCAACCCGTACTACGACATGCAGGACGGCCTGCTGCTGCCCGACCCCACCCCGGACGAGCACGAGCAGATCTGGAAGACCACCGGTGTGTGGTCGATGTACCAGACCGCGGACTGGATGTTCTCCTCCCGCCAGGCACCCTTCCTGGTCACCGAGACCAACGCGAACTCCATCGGCTTCCCCTGGGACAACCGCCCCGGCTACGACGGCCAGTGGCGCCAGACCGCCTGGGCACACGTGGCTCGCGGTGCCCGGATGATCGAGTACTGGCAGTGGCAGACCCTGCGCTTCGGCGCGGAGACCTACTGGGGCGGAGTCCTGCCGCACAGCGGCCGGCCGGGCCGCACCTACGCCGAAGTCGCCCGTCTGGGCGCCGAGTTCGACAAGGCGGGCCCGCTCGTCGCCGGGCTCGAACCCGATGCCGACATCACGATGGTCTACTCGACGCCCAGCAAGTGGCTGATGCAGAAGTACCCGCCGCTGTCCAAGCCGGACGGTTCACCGGACCCGGCCTCCTACCACCGTATCTTCGACCCCTTCTACCGCGGCGCCTTCGACGCCGGGCGCCAGGTACGCATCGTGCACGTCGCGCAGCTGGTCGAGGACACGGCACCGGAGGAGGCCGCGCGCCGCCACCCCGTACTGGTCGTGCCGGCGCTGTACATCGCCACCGATGTCGCCCTCGACTGGCTCACCTCCTACGCCCACGCCGGCGGTCACCTCGTCCTCGGCCCCCGCACCGGATACGCCGACCACGAGGCCCGCGCCCGGATCGACAGGGCCCCCGGCCGTCTCACCGAGGCCGCGGGTGTGCACTACGACGAGTTCAGCAACCTGACGGGGACCGTACCGGTCCGCGGTGTGGACGGCGGTCTCCTCGACGTGCCCGTCGACGCGACGGCGACGCACTGGCTCGAAGGGCTCACGCCGGTCGACGCCGAGGCGCTGGCCACCTACGAGCACCCGCACTTCGGGCGCTGGCCCGCCGTCACCACCCGTGTACACGGAGCCGGCCGTGTCACCTGCGTGGGCACGGTCCCGGGCCGTGACCTCGCCAGGTCACTGGCCGCCTGGATGGCGCCGGACCCGCGCGGAGGTTGGCGGGAACTGCCCGAGTCCGTGACCGTCACGACCGGGACCTCGCCGGACGGGCGGCACGTCCACATCATCCACAACTGGAGCTGGGAGCCCGCACGGGTCCCCTCTCCGGTGCACCTGTCCGACGTCCTGAACGGCGACGCCGTACCGGCAGGTACGGAGGTGGACCTGGGCCCGTGGGATGTCCGCGTCCTGGTCGCCGAGGACGACGGCACCCCCCGGGACGCCTGA
- a CDS encoding carbohydrate ABC transporter permease, giving the protein MTATTVASTEEPRRAGPKSRRLGGLRQGAAGPLFVAPFMVLFLLVFLAPLGYAAYLSLFREKLIGGNAFVGLDNYVTALKDPLLREGVVRVATFFVIQVPLMLVLALVFALALDSGLLRLARVIRLGIFVPYAVPSVVATLMWGYLYGPDYGPFAQLSEKLGLPVPHFLSDGWMLGSLANVVTWEFVGYNMIILYAALRTVPQELYEAAAMDGAGAWRTAWSIKLPALRPALLLTLLFSVIGSFQLFNEPKLLQPIAPDVIDNSYTANLYAYSLAFTGQQVNYSAAVSFFLGLIIVIFSYAVLFFANRRRTS; this is encoded by the coding sequence ATGACTGCCACAACCGTGGCCTCCACCGAGGAGCCGCGCCGAGCGGGGCCGAAGAGTCGCCGACTCGGTGGCCTGCGTCAAGGTGCGGCAGGTCCGCTGTTCGTCGCACCCTTCATGGTGCTGTTCCTGCTGGTGTTCCTCGCACCGCTCGGCTACGCCGCCTATCTCAGCCTGTTCCGGGAAAAGCTCATCGGTGGCAACGCGTTCGTCGGGCTGGACAACTACGTGACGGCCCTGAAGGACCCGCTCCTGCGGGAAGGGGTCGTGCGGGTCGCGACGTTCTTCGTCATCCAGGTCCCGCTGATGCTCGTGCTGGCCCTGGTCTTCGCGCTCGCCCTCGACAGCGGCCTGCTGCGCCTGGCCCGGGTGATCCGTCTGGGCATCTTCGTCCCCTACGCCGTCCCGAGCGTGGTCGCAACCCTCATGTGGGGCTATCTGTACGGGCCGGACTACGGGCCGTTCGCCCAGCTCAGCGAGAAACTCGGCCTGCCGGTCCCGCACTTCCTCAGCGACGGATGGATGCTGGGCAGCCTGGCGAACGTCGTGACCTGGGAGTTCGTCGGCTACAACATGATCATCCTGTACGCGGCCCTGCGGACCGTCCCCCAGGAACTGTACGAGGCCGCGGCCATGGACGGCGCCGGTGCCTGGCGGACCGCCTGGTCCATCAAGCTCCCCGCCCTGCGCCCCGCGCTCCTGCTCACCCTGCTGTTCTCCGTGATCGGCAGCTTCCAGCTCTTCAACGAACCGAAGCTGCTGCAGCCCATCGCGCCCGACGTCATCGACAACTCGTACACCGCGAACCTGTACGCCTACTCCCTCGCCTTCACCGGCCAGCAGGTCAACTACTCGGCCGCGGTGTCCTTCTTCCTCGGCCTGATCATCGTGATCTTCTCCTACGCCGTCCTGTTCTTCGCGAACCGCAGGAGGACCTCGTGA
- a CDS encoding RICIN domain-containing protein: protein MQRRNLRRALGTFGAAAALLAIPASGAQAYNPTGGILYQLGSDACLKGRGNCAVYPKTAELPGGRLVASFEKSTVVPKSGSADGQTLPVYKSDDSGTSWQPLSEVKAPAYLSTDPKYAKYTSNWTNPYLYVLPQSVGGLKAGTLLLASVVSGDDYYYKEHKAADPNWTPSNDGDRSDLAIALYSSTDQGSSWKVVNVIATGGWQGGSAGAVGQNIATANKNQQVDPLWEPYLMVYQGKLVCYYSDENDYTGFDPVTGVPKKDPANDTATDSHGQILVHRTWDGRKADWSGPVVDISGSVQDMGGGKTEIGGGRPGMTNVVTTTDGRWMLTFEYWGGGANTRYVIADNPLKFFRGPQTGMSVGSLPVVAGSHPLAGGGSPVLIRLPDGRLVYNASNSGDVWVNESGRSDGVWTEYQTTSPAGYSRNLQYVDATGRIAILNNQGTSTIAYAEVDLGDTAGTYYRLVNRKTGQVIGTGNKTNDANLGNADTPDVVLEDSGAAADPDTQQWHVVDEPNGGTTLLNRSGGRAAAIWTGNATVGQRIGQWVDNSSTGSWNLVKTSDGYYRLQAVKNTALYLTGASTGAPLTLQNTAADGSQEWKLVR from the coding sequence ATGCAGAGAAGAAACCTGAGAAGGGCACTGGGAACCTTCGGCGCAGCGGCCGCGCTGCTGGCCATCCCCGCATCCGGTGCGCAGGCCTACAACCCGACCGGCGGGATCCTCTACCAGCTCGGCAGTGATGCGTGCCTGAAGGGGCGAGGCAACTGCGCGGTCTACCCGAAGACGGCCGAACTGCCCGGCGGGCGGCTGGTGGCGTCGTTCGAGAAGTCCACCGTCGTACCGAAGTCGGGCAGTGCGGACGGGCAGACCCTGCCGGTCTACAAGAGCGACGACAGCGGGACGAGCTGGCAGCCGCTGTCCGAGGTCAAGGCACCGGCGTACCTGTCCACCGACCCCAAGTACGCCAAGTACACGAGCAACTGGACCAACCCCTACCTCTACGTGCTCCCGCAGAGCGTCGGCGGGCTCAAGGCCGGCACGCTGCTCCTGGCGAGTGTCGTCTCCGGTGACGACTACTACTACAAGGAGCACAAGGCGGCCGATCCGAACTGGACGCCGTCCAACGACGGTGACCGCAGCGACCTGGCCATCGCCCTGTACTCCAGCACCGACCAGGGCAGCAGCTGGAAGGTCGTCAACGTCATCGCCACCGGAGGCTGGCAGGGAGGCAGCGCGGGCGCGGTCGGGCAGAACATCGCCACCGCCAACAAGAACCAGCAGGTGGACCCGCTCTGGGAGCCGTACCTGATGGTCTACCAGGGCAAACTGGTCTGCTACTACTCCGACGAGAACGACTACACCGGCTTCGACCCGGTCACCGGCGTCCCGAAGAAGGACCCCGCCAACGACACGGCGACCGACTCGCACGGCCAGATTCTCGTGCACCGTACCTGGGACGGCAGGAAGGCCGACTGGAGCGGTCCCGTCGTCGACATATCCGGCTCCGTCCAGGACATGGGCGGTGGCAAGACCGAGATCGGCGGCGGCAGGCCGGGCATGACCAACGTCGTCACCACCACCGACGGCAGGTGGATGCTCACCTTCGAGTACTGGGGCGGAGGGGCCAACACCCGGTACGTCATCGCCGACAACCCGCTGAAGTTCTTCCGCGGCCCCCAGACCGGCATGTCCGTCGGCTCGCTCCCGGTCGTCGCCGGCTCCCACCCCCTCGCGGGCGGCGGCAGCCCTGTTCTGATCCGGCTCCCCGACGGCCGCCTGGTGTACAACGCGTCGAACAGCGGCGACGTCTGGGTCAACGAGAGCGGCCGCAGCGACGGCGTCTGGACGGAGTACCAGACCACCTCGCCGGCCGGTTACAGCCGCAACCTCCAGTACGTCGACGCCACCGGCCGCATCGCGATCCTCAACAACCAGGGCACGTCCACGATCGCCTACGCCGAGGTCGACCTCGGCGACACGGCCGGCACCTACTACCGGCTGGTCAACCGCAAGACCGGCCAGGTGATCGGCACCGGCAACAAGACCAACGACGCCAACCTCGGCAACGCGGACACACCGGACGTGGTCCTGGAGGACTCCGGAGCGGCGGCCGACCCGGACACCCAGCAGTGGCACGTGGTGGACGAGCCGAACGGTGGTACGACCCTGCTGAACAGGTCGGGCGGGCGCGCGGCGGCCATCTGGACGGGCAACGCCACGGTCGGCCAGCGCATCGGCCAGTGGGTCGACAACAGTTCGACGGGCAGCTGGAACCTCGTCAAGACCTCGGACGGCTACTACCGGCTCCAGGCCGTCAAGAACACCGCCCTCTACCTGACCGGCGCGTCCACCGGAGCACCCCTGACCCTCCAGAACACGGCCGCCGACGGCTCACAGGAGTGGAAGCTCGTTCGCTAG
- a CDS encoding signal peptidase I encodes MEGSVYTGNAGEDAPLDRGWILGHFKDIGDPRHTQAVEVKWGIHPRGDERLEWVRGEERTALLVLISGRFRVEFTGRSIVLEKQGDYVVWGHGVDHSWFAEEESVLLTVRWPSVPGYAVAQE; translated from the coding sequence ATGGAAGGCAGCGTATATACAGGAAATGCAGGCGAGGACGCCCCACTGGATCGAGGGTGGATTCTCGGACACTTCAAGGATATCGGTGACCCTCGTCACACTCAGGCCGTGGAGGTCAAATGGGGTATCCATCCGCGCGGTGACGAGCGTTTGGAGTGGGTAAGGGGTGAAGAGCGCACCGCACTCCTGGTGCTCATCAGCGGCCGGTTTCGCGTGGAATTCACAGGACGCAGCATCGTTCTGGAAAAACAGGGAGATTACGTTGTCTGGGGGCACGGAGTCGACCACTCTTGGTTCGCGGAAGAAGAATCCGTGTTGTTGACGGTTCGATGGCCGTCTGTGCCCGGCTACGCAGTCGCACAGGAATAA
- the araA gene encoding L-arabinose isomerase: MSNDSTSSFPGQEIWFLTGSQGLYGDDVLEQVAAQSREICGLLDENAQIPVRIVWKPVLTDAEAIRRVCQEASTSDACVGVIAWMHTFSPAKMWIAGLSALDRPLLHFHTQHNQSLPWPSIDMDFMNLNQAAHGDREFGHIEARVGVNRKIVAGHATDPRVTHRITAWARAAAGRHASRTLRLARFGDNMRDVAVTEGDKVEAQLRFGYSVNTYGVNDLVAVVDAVEDKSARELATQYTDLYDVAPELRPGADRHDSLVYAARQELGLRTFLTEGNFTAFTTNFEDLGALRQLPGLAVQRLMADGYGFGGEGDWKTSALLRTMKVMAAGQHGGTSFMEDYTYHLGPGTPRVLGAHMLEVCPTIAADRPTCEIHPLSIGDREDPVRLVFNAAEGPAVVVGLSDLGDRFRLTANTIDVVTPDQDLPNLPVARAVWTPHPSLAESAESWLLAGAPHHTVLSTALDLETLTDYATMTNVELLTIDENTTTNQFAKELRWNAAYHRLAQNL; the protein is encoded by the coding sequence ATGAGCAACGACAGCACGTCTTCTTTTCCGGGTCAGGAGATCTGGTTTCTGACGGGTAGTCAGGGCCTGTACGGCGATGATGTGCTGGAGCAGGTGGCCGCGCAGTCCCGGGAGATCTGCGGTCTGCTGGACGAGAACGCGCAGATCCCGGTCCGGATCGTGTGGAAGCCGGTCCTGACCGACGCCGAGGCGATCCGCCGGGTGTGCCAGGAGGCCAGCACCTCCGACGCCTGCGTCGGCGTGATCGCCTGGATGCACACCTTCTCCCCGGCCAAAATGTGGATCGCCGGCCTGTCCGCCCTGGACCGGCCACTGCTGCACTTCCACACCCAGCACAACCAGTCACTGCCCTGGCCCAGCATCGACATGGACTTCATGAACCTCAACCAGGCCGCCCACGGCGACCGCGAATTCGGCCACATCGAAGCCCGCGTCGGCGTCAACCGGAAGATCGTCGCCGGTCACGCCACCGACCCCCGCGTCACCCACCGGATCACCGCCTGGGCCCGCGCCGCCGCCGGCCGCCACGCCTCCCGCACCCTGCGCCTGGCCCGCTTCGGCGACAACATGCGCGACGTCGCCGTCACCGAAGGCGACAAAGTCGAAGCCCAACTCCGCTTCGGCTACTCCGTCAACACCTACGGCGTCAACGACCTCGTCGCCGTCGTCGACGCCGTAGAAGACAAGAGCGCCCGGGAACTCGCCACCCAATACACCGACCTGTACGACGTCGCCCCCGAACTGCGCCCCGGCGCCGACCGCCACGACTCCCTCGTCTACGCCGCCCGCCAGGAACTGGGCCTGCGCACCTTCCTCACCGAAGGCAACTTCACCGCCTTCACCACCAACTTCGAAGACCTCGGCGCCCTGCGCCAACTCCCCGGCCTGGCCGTGCAACGCCTGATGGCCGACGGCTACGGCTTCGGCGGCGAAGGCGACTGGAAAACCTCCGCCCTCCTGCGCACCATGAAAGTCATGGCCGCAGGACAGCACGGCGGCACCAGCTTCATGGAGGACTACACCTACCACCTCGGCCCCGGCACCCCCCGCGTCCTGGGCGCCCACATGCTCGAAGTCTGCCCCACCATCGCCGCCGACCGGCCCACCTGCGAAATCCACCCCCTGTCCATCGGCGACCGCGAAGACCCCGTCCGCCTCGTCTTCAACGCCGCCGAAGGCCCCGCCGTCGTCGTCGGCCTCTCCGACCTCGGCGACCGCTTCCGCCTCACCGCCAACACCATCGACGTCGTCACCCCCGACCAGGACCTCCCCAACCTCCCCGTCGCCCGCGCCGTCTGGACACCCCACCCCTCCCTCGCCGAATCCGCCGAAAGCTGGCTCCTGGCCGGCGCACCCCACCACACCGTCCTCAGCACCGCCCTCGACCTCGAAACCCTCACCGACTACGCCACCATGACCAACGTCGAACTCCTCACCATCGACGAAAACACCACCACCAACCAATTCGCCAAAGAACTCCGCTGGAACGCCGCCTACCACCGCCTCGCCCAAAACCTCTAA
- the araB gene encoding ribulokinase, with the protein MANDENVGPSLSDTYVVGVDYGTLSGRAVVVRVRDGAELGSAEYVYPHGVLDRVLPDGTRLGPDWALQVPSDYVDVLRHAVPAALTAAGVRAEQVVGIGTDFTACTMVAVLADGTPLCEVEGLAGRPHAYVKLWRHHAAQAQADRITALAGERKEAWLQRYGGKISSEWEFAKALQLLEEDPELYHRMERWVEAADWIVWQLCGTYVRNACTAGYKGQLQEGVYPTREYLAALNPQFADFVADKLEHPIGQLGGRAGSLTAEAAAWTGLPEGIAVCVGNVDAHVTAPAAGAVQPGQMVAIMGTSTCHVMSSDQQGMVPGMCGVVDGGILPGLWGYEAGQSGVGDIFGWFIRTGFPAAYAEQAAALGQDPHEYLTGLAAGQQVGEHGLVALDWHSGNRSVLVDHDLSGVIVGQTLSTRPEDIYRALLEATAFGTRTIIEAFEASGVPVGELIIAGGLTKNALLMQIYADVTRLPLSVIASTQGPALGAAMHAAVAAGAYPDIQACARSMGKAERGVYQPDPDRAAAYDRLYAEYQLLHDYFGRGTNQVMHRLRTLRAQAMA; encoded by the coding sequence ATGGCGAATGACGAGAACGTAGGACCCTCCCTCTCCGATACCTATGTGGTGGGGGTGGATTACGGGACGTTGTCGGGTCGGGCTGTGGTGGTCCGTGTCCGTGATGGGGCGGAGTTGGGTTCTGCGGAGTATGTGTATCCGCATGGGGTGTTGGACCGTGTGTTGCCGGACGGGACGCGGTTGGGGCCGGACTGGGCGTTGCAGGTGCCGTCGGATTATGTGGATGTGTTGCGTCATGCGGTGCCGGCGGCGTTGACGGCCGCGGGGGTGCGGGCGGAGCAGGTGGTGGGGATCGGGACGGATTTCACGGCGTGCACGATGGTTGCGGTGCTGGCCGACGGGACGCCGTTGTGTGAGGTGGAGGGTCTGGCGGGGCGTCCGCATGCGTATGTGAAGTTGTGGCGTCATCATGCGGCGCAGGCGCAGGCGGACCGGATCACCGCGTTGGCGGGGGAGCGTAAGGAAGCCTGGCTGCAGCGGTACGGGGGGAAGATTTCTTCGGAGTGGGAGTTCGCGAAGGCGTTGCAGTTGCTGGAGGAGGATCCGGAGCTGTATCACCGGATGGAGCGGTGGGTGGAGGCGGCGGACTGGATCGTGTGGCAGTTGTGCGGCACGTATGTCCGTAACGCCTGCACGGCCGGGTACAAGGGCCAGCTCCAGGAGGGTGTCTACCCGACGCGGGAGTATCTGGCGGCGCTGAACCCGCAGTTCGCGGACTTTGTGGCGGACAAGCTGGAGCATCCGATCGGTCAGCTGGGCGGGCGGGCCGGGTCGCTGACGGCGGAGGCGGCGGCGTGGACGGGCCTGCCGGAGGGCATCGCGGTGTGTGTCGGCAACGTGGACGCGCATGTCACGGCGCCCGCGGCGGGAGCCGTTCAGCCGGGGCAGATGGTGGCCATCATGGGCACCTCGACGTGTCATGTGATGAGTTCGGACCAGCAGGGCATGGTGCCGGGCATGTGCGGGGTCGTGGACGGGGGGATCCTGCCCGGGCTGTGGGGGTATGAGGCAGGGCAGAGCGGGGTCGGCGACATTTTCGGCTGGTTCATCCGGACCGGTTTCCCCGCCGCCTATGCGGAGCAGGCTGCCGCGCTGGGTCAGGATCCGCACGAGTATCTGACCGGGCTGGCGGCCGGGCAGCAGGTGGGGGAGCACGGTCTGGTCGCATTGGACTGGCACAGCGGCAACCGTTCCGTCCTGGTCGACCACGATCTGAGCGGTGTGATCGTGGGCCAGACCCTGTCGACCCGTCCCGAGGACATCTACCGGGCGTTGCTGGAGGCGACCGCGTTCGGGACGCGGACCATCATCGAGGCGTTCGAAGCCTCGGGGGTGCCGGTGGGTGAGCTGATCATCGCGGGCGGGCTGACGAAGAACGCCCTGCTCATGCAGATCTACGCCGACGTCACCCGGCTGCCGCTGAGCGTGATCGCCTCCACGCAGGGTCCCGCGCTGGGTGCGGCCATGCACGCCGCGGTCGCGGCCGGCGCCTACCCCGACATCCAGGCCTGCGCCCGCTCGATGGGCAAGGCCGAACGCGGTGTGTATCAGCCCGACCCCGACCGGGCCGCCGCCTACGACCGCCTCTACGCCGAATACCAGCTCCTGCACGACTACTTCGGCCGCGGCACCAACCAGGTCATGCACCGCCTGCGCACCCTCCGCGCCCAAGCCATGGCCTGA